A single region of the Anguilla rostrata isolate EN2019 chromosome 11, ASM1855537v3, whole genome shotgun sequence genome encodes:
- the LOC135234970 gene encoding neurotrophin-7-like: MSSSTLVLLFLISVQAVLNMGEGAGHDAAARAKAPAGPAAAGERRQDARSHSIPTVDPKLFNKRRYRSPRVLFSVLPPDADEGAARGGAGPGTGAGARVRRRAGQPQHRGEYSVCDSISNWVGNKTKATDISGNEVTVLPDVNINNVIKKQFFFETTCRGNTRSGSAAGCRGIDSRHWNSYCTNTHTYVRALTSFKDLVAFRLIRINAACVCVLSRKSWRH; the protein is encoded by the coding sequence ATGAGTTCGTCGACGCTGGTCCTGCTCTTCCTGATCAGCGTCCAGGCTGTACTGAACatgggagagggggcggggcatgacGCGGCGGCTCGCGCCAAGGCGCCTGCGGGGCCCGCGGCGGCCGGCGAGCGACGGCAGGACGCGCGCTCTCACTCCATCCCCACGGTGGACCCCAAACTCTTCAACAAGCGCCGCTACCGCTCGCCACGCGTGCTCTTCAGCGTGCTGCCGCCCGACGCGGACGAGGGCGCcgcccggggcggggcggggccagggacgggggcgggggccagggtgaggcggcgggcggggcagcCCCAGCACCGCGGCGAGTACTCGGTGTGCGACAGCATCAGCAACTGGGTGGGCAACAAGACCAAGGCCACGGACATTTCGGGCAACGAGGTGACGGTGCTGCCCGACGTCAACATCAACAACGTGATTAAGAAGCAGTTCTTCTTCGAGACCACGTGCCGCGGAAACACCCGCTCGGGCTCGGCCGCGGGCTGCCGGGGGATCGACAGCCGCCACTGGAACTCATACTGCACCAACACGCACACCTACGTGCGGGCGCTCACCTCCTTCAAGGACCTGGTGGCCTTCCGGCTCATTCGCATAAACgccgcctgtgtgtgtgtactcagtCGCAAGTCCTGGAGacactga